One window of Nocardioides dongkuii genomic DNA carries:
- the rsmG gene encoding 16S rRNA (guanine(527)-N(7))-methyltransferase RsmG: MFSSQRLPLAERYAARLAGDGVVRGLIGPREAPRLWERHLLNCAVLADLVPADATLCDIGSGAGLPGIVLAIARPDVRVTMVEPLLRRTTFLEEVVEELGLTNAEVVRGRADQLHGERRFGIVTSRAVAPLDRLLEWSMPLVEPTGALVAMKGSSAADEVEAAGPTLRRLGAAPPEVIVLGEHLLSSTTVAVRVVWSDPAKVSLPLAPNPAAGRSPRPRRRSQQRSHRRQGT; the protein is encoded by the coding sequence GTGTTCTCGTCCCAGCGCCTCCCCCTCGCCGAGAGGTACGCCGCCCGGCTCGCCGGTGACGGCGTGGTCCGCGGCCTGATCGGTCCCCGCGAGGCGCCCCGGCTGTGGGAGCGACACCTGCTGAACTGCGCCGTGCTGGCGGACCTCGTCCCGGCTGACGCGACGCTCTGCGACATCGGGTCGGGCGCCGGGCTCCCCGGGATCGTGCTGGCGATCGCCCGCCCCGACGTCCGGGTGACCATGGTCGAGCCGCTGCTGCGCCGGACGACGTTCCTGGAGGAGGTCGTCGAGGAGCTGGGCCTCACCAACGCCGAGGTAGTCCGCGGGCGCGCCGACCAGCTGCACGGCGAGCGCCGGTTCGGCATCGTGACGTCGCGGGCGGTGGCGCCGCTCGACCGGTTGCTGGAGTGGTCGATGCCGCTGGTCGAGCCGACCGGAGCCCTCGTGGCAATGAAGGGATCCTCGGCTGCGGACGAGGTCGAGGCGGCCGGGCCCACCCTGCGTCGGCTCGGTGCCGCGCCTCCCGAGGTGATCGTCCTGGGCGAGCACCTGCTCTCCTCCACCACGGTCGCCGTCCGGGTGGTCTGGTCGGATCCCGCGAAGGTATCTTTACCGCTTGCCCCGAACCCGGCGGCGGGGCGGAGTCCCCGACCCCGACGCAGGTCCCAGCAACGATCCCACCGAAGGCAGGGCACGTGA